The window CGGTAACATAGTTGTCTGACGGCTTCTCAATCACATGAAGGCTCTGAATTTCAAAATCAAACACAAGGACTTCACCATTAGAAACCAGCCAGCAAAACGCATTCCCGACTAGGATGCTGGGCCTTAACCTAGAAATTTCAGTTGTTATCGTCGTCGAGAAAATATTTCCCCAAACACCAGAAGCCGAGTCGTAGAGAGAACAAAATGCGTCTGTATTAGAAAATCCAGTGCAGACCAAAACCAATTTAAACGGGCTCGACAAGCAATCTCCATGGACATGCCCATATTCAGCATCAATGCACAATACCGCGCCATGCCAGGCACATAAACTCCCCATAAAGGCATCATCGAGCCCTTGTGGAAAAGGCACGGTATGTTGTTGGCCAGTGAGGGGGTCCCACACGATGGTAGTACGCTCATGCTTGTTAATTACAACAGCGAGACCGTGGCGGCAGCCCATGTATTCTCCGTAGTCCTTGTATGGTGTGCTTCTCTTGGGCATGGAGAAGCAAGCAGCACGGATGCGGTCGGGCGAGTCCATGATGGGAGCAAAGCGGTTAGCAAACCCGTTGAAGAAGCCGAGCAGAGGAGGTTTCCGGTGGTGCTTGCGGAAGAGTTTGAGAAACACGGAGTCACAGAGGATGCTGCCCCAGCACTTGCATACAGCGGATGCGCGGGGCAGCGAGGATGGCTTCGGCGGGAGGCGGACAAGGATCTCGATTAGGAGGTTGTCGTCGTCAAGCACCTTGGACATAGGGCCGGCCTGCGGCACGGAACACCGCAGCCTCCTGTCGTCCACACACAACGGTCCGGTAATGGGATCGGCCCtgacaagaaaagaaaagaaagtgaTCCAACACACATATGTACATCCAACCAGCACATATGAACATCCAGCATACACAAAGCAGGGCACGCAAAAATGGAGAGGAATCTTACCCGTGGCCTTGGGGAATCTCAGCACCTGGATCCATCGTGTCTTCTCCTCTCTCTCCACCGCTGCAGCAGGGGAGGAATATGTTATGGTTCAATCAGGATTCAGGAGGGGAAAATCTTCCTAGGGTTTTCTACTAgggaaaaattaaaaagaaaagaagATGGGAGTAGCTAGTAGATTggatggagaagaagaggaaggacctCGAATCGCCGGCAGACGGGGCGGCGAGGTGAGGTCGCCGGCGGCTCCGCTCCTCCTTTCTCTCTCGGGTCCGTCCGTCCCACCGCCAGCTTTTTTTCTCAGATCTGATTTTTTTTAGAGTTTTTTTCTCTGATCTGATTTTTTATCTGGATTTTTTTTAGGCACTGTAATGTTAGCCCATCCATCCAAGCCCAACCCAATCTATCATTTAAGAAAAGCCCACGTATCTACTTCCTGTGTTactaaaaaaaacataaaaaaacttCTTCTACTTTTTTTTGCACGGATGACTAGTAAATAATCTGTCAAAAAAAGTTTGAATGGAATGCAACGACCCTGCAACTCAAGGACCTCGCCGGTGATAGATGCTTCAATGCGACGATAGGTCGGCGACGATGTTGTGATGGAGTCATTGTAACATCACCTGTTGTAGCGAGCCCGACTGCTCGCAGTAGCACACCATGAGGCAAGAAGAGCATCGCCGGAGATGCAACGGGTGCGTCACCAGTTGTTACGCAACGAGTTTCTGTGAGGCAGCCGGCACATCTTATGGTACAGGAGGTGACGTCGTTGGAGAAGGTTGGCTCTATGAGCCGAGCGGCACAACACGAGATGGCACGATGCGAGGAAAGCAAAGGAAATAGGGATCCCGTCAGATTGTGTTGACCTATCAAACGGTTACGCGGGGAGATCGAACAGCAGGCGAGCCGACTCATTTATGAAATCAGTCTGATGATGCCTAGCATGGGTTGAATGTAATTTTATGTATGTATGGTAACAAAGGTTTGAGCTAAACAATCTACTAGCACTATGTCTGGATGGATAATTGAGGCATTTCTCACCACCTGACAACAAGGACGACACgtcgtcactactaggaaaacacCGTAGGCAATCACCTAATAGTGGCGCGGGGTAAAGGGATCACGCTActggtaagtagtagtagcgcgagGAAAAACACTACGCTTCAAGTAAACTGTAGCAGTAGCGCAGGCACtgtgaccccgcgctactgctaagtggtccAAACCGTGCCCCCGGGACAGGCCATGGCAGCATCGTTGGGTCTAAAACATGCGCTATAACAAATAAGATTGCAGAAGCGTGGGTCatagaccccgcgctactgctatggatacACGGGGGCCTGCTGGTGGGCCCCACTTAGTAGCAGTGCGGCCCACGGGACATGTGTGTGCGCTTCATATGCATTTTTGGACTTAATTGATTGGCGAATTAATATTTTAGTTGCAAAGAACAATGAATCTCAACTGCAACATGACAATTTTCTTCTCTACTCGTTCCGTTAACCATCAAACAGTTTCTTATGATATTATTGTACCATTTGTATATGTTATAGGCATTGCAAATTGTAAACACATTGAACATATAATCATTCATAGACATAATAAGGTCTAAGACATCAATACACTATATAATTGAGTATATAATATATAATCACACTGAGATACTGGGTCTAAAACATGACAAGTACTTAATCACAACACTAGTTGAACCTATCTGCGAATTCCCAAATTTACGGGGCTAAAACATGACAAGCACTAAAATAGTActtttttaggttcaacactaaaatAGTACTAGTAGTTGGACTAATGCGTGAAATCCTGATAATACAAGGGCTTTTGCAAACTAGTGTATAACTCATCGGGTTTTTTTTTTCTGTCGGTCGTTTCAACGTGGGTCACAACCCATGAGACCTTTCGGCTCAGGCTCATGGTGGCACCGCTGTTGAAGCAGATAAGGGGACTGGGAGGTGGGGCGTTTGGGGTCAATTCCCCCCATTCCACCGCCACCCCCATGGTATCCTGTCGGCTGCCGCCGATGGCGCATAGTGTCGACAAGCTTCAGGATGAGGACGACCCCATGCAGTGGCGCTGCCCTATTTATACAGAAGTTTGGGACGCGTTAATGCTGATATCGTGTAAGAATTGGTAGAAACTTGTGTTTATTGATTGTGGGCGAAGCCCTATTCATACAAGAGTTCGGGACGCCTCCGTAGATGCACCTATTTACAATAGATGGCAGTTGGCATGCGAGAAGGCGTCCATGTGGACGGGCACGTCCGCTCGGTGCTTTGTACACTAATTACACGTGCCTAATCTAGGCGATGTCTGCTAGTGGCAGTCTTTGGTAGGGACACTGTTTCGTTTCGTAACAGCTCTTCCTACTTGACACTTCTAGCAGTCGTTACTGTGCATTTTGCAAACGGACGCCTGAAGCCTTtcaggctgggccggcctgcttagCTATTTTTCTCTTATCAAGAAAAGCTATTTCCGATGCGGGAGATAAGGTTCGGACTTGCGAGCTCGCGATCTCTTGAACTGCACTAAACACTACGCTAAGTTGGCGTTTGTGCAGACAAACTTCTCTTTTTACATTTCAATGTTTCCTatgttttctctttctcttttattttttttcctgttttcctTTTTCTCTTCCTAAAtgagtgaacttttttcaaatctgacGAAATTTTTTTAATTTCATGAACTTCTTTCTCAATTTGATTGGACTTTtttcaaatatgattttttttataaaaaaagtcACTAAACTTAATtattttttggtgaaatttttaaaaATGGTGAATTTTTTTGGAAATCtggtgatttttttaaattttgatAATTTCTGaaatttgatgaatattttttcaaattcgatgaacttattTCAAAATCAACTAAATTCTTTTTCACATTCggtgattttttaaaaaaatcaatgaacttttcatTTCAAAATTGATAAACTTTTTTCAGTCACACGAGTTAAGTGGCTGTAGTGGCCGATGATATAAgaattcaaaatcgatgaacttctaACTGAAAAAATTTTATCGGTGCTTGACTCGTGTGCTGGCAGAATTTAATTGCACAATACTGTCTGTTGTAACACTtagattttttaattttttttgcacatTTCGATGTTCTTACATCATCGGCGCTATTCTCAGTCACACGAGTCAAGTGGCTGTAGTGCTTGATCAAACTTGTATGGGAATGCGAGGGTGCGAGTTCAAATCTTGAAGAACTCAattttttgattgatttttttgGCGCAAAGATTTTATTGGGCGCTTGAAGCACGGATTAGGAGCTCCCTTTGACCACGGGACggtagggaaggaaaagggggcgctCACGCGATCGGGCGCCTGAAGCACGGATTAGGAGCTCCCTTTGACCACGGCGACTAGACTATATCTGGTGAGACGGTAGGGAAGGACAAGGGGAGAAGCAGAGATCGATCATGGTCTCCTGGGAGCCGGCGTAAGtggtaggtactccctccgttctaaaaatagatgactcaattttgtactgACTTTAGTACaatgttagtataaagttgggtcgtctattttggaacggagggagtagtaggcgTGCTACTTGCTTGAGGTGAATCGAGCAGGTTTTTTCATTAGTTTTCATAGaggttttttcttctgtttttttctatttGACTGGATTTTTCAGACgtttttgctctattttttgtTTGGTTTccatttgtttgtttttctttccttttctttttttttcttatgaTTCTTTTAGTTTTCACTCTAAAATTTTTGTCTATGTCAACTGTCAAGAACATTTTTCTATGcacgtttaacattttttcaatacaAATTTAGCATTTTTTAAATATATGGTCGATATTTTTCAATACACATTTTTCAGTTGCATGATTAACATTTATCAtacacaagattaacatttttttaaatacatggtcaacattttctttATACACACTTTTAAacattttcaaattttcaaataaaAGACTAACTTTTTTCTGTGCAcagttaacatttttcaaatacttgttctacATTTTTTTTAATGTTTGATTAATCATTTTATATACATCATCAAAAaatcatcattttttatatatacacttaacatttttttaaatgcttgattaatactTTTCAAATACTGgttcaacattttttttcaaatgcttgattaagatTTTTATGTACATGGTCAAGGaaattcatcattttttaatacatgctcAACATTTATGATCAAATTGTTTCATACACATGTTATTTTTTATTTGTATACATTTTTTGTGTAGGTGATAAACATTTTATCTATGCATTTAATATTTTTCGAATGTTTATCAATATTTTGAGAAAAACAATTATGTCgatttttttgtaatatatttatttagTATATTTGGAAGTACAAACAAAATGAACAAAACGAAAAAAAAAGTGAAATTAAAACAAAGCAAAAAAAACAATGTTGTTGTTCCCAGGTGCCTGGACCGGCCCAACTCGCGCCAACCTTTAGTGAGGGTTCCCTCTGTCTCGCGTTTGAACTAACGTGGTTTGTGCCGCCGTTACAATCATGGTATGAACTAACGTGTCCTCGTTTTTTAATCAAAATCTGTTTCTAAAGCATTGTTTACTAAGGGAAGTTTCTCAAGCATTGTACTACCATGCAGGGTAGTATCATCATGAACAGTGTCGGAGCATCATGGGGGGGCAAAGGGggccattgcccccccccccccccaagtaaaTTTTGGTTCGCTTGTGGCATCCACTGTAGGAGTGTATGCTTTTAATAAGGCTCGTACATAGTTGGGCATTTCATGGTGCTCACCATCATGCTCGTATTTGCTATGAGGAGCAGCTACCGCAACATGCAGCCGGTAGGACTTCCTGTGATGACGTTGGAAGGCACCCACTACCCCTTCAACTCGGCATCGAATGTTGTGGCTACGGCCTCCTTTCCTCTGCCGGCCATCGGCCCTGGGGAATACATGAGAGGGAAAGAAGCTTAGCGATGGATCTGGGGGAGTCGGAGTTTTGTGAGCTTTGAGCAATGGAGTAAGGGATGGAAGCATGGGGAAATGATTCACTGCCCCTTTGATTTTATAGGTCAGTAAATGATCCACGTTATGTTGACGTTTTAACAGGAGGCTACCGAGACATAGGGGGTGCTTGGTTCCAACCACTACTATGGTCAAAACATACACCCAAAGCCCGCTTCCCCTAAAAATATGTAGTTGTTCATGAGGGTAATAAAGAGGGAgatgattttttttttgagaaaaggatGGGGAATATTACCCTAGGCTTGTGGATCGTtacgtcaaatatatatatatcacCATGCACAGAAGGCAACCCGGCTGGGCTGACCCATTGGCGCGGAATCAGTTATTGTAGCGCTTTTTTTCAGAAACTGGTCGGGAAATATTTTTGGAAAAATGTACATTTTTTGATAGCGTATATTTTGAAAAGGTGCTAACCTTTTTTGAATTTGTAAATATGAAAACAGGAACAAATTTTAgaagcatgaatatttttttatgTGTGAAAAATCATTAAAAAATTGAGCTTGCATAACTTagcttttttgaatatgtgaaaacACTATTTTAAAAATATTAAAAAACTATATGAACAATTCATGAAAATCCATTTTTTTTAAAACCATGCACATTTTTGGAAttatgaacaagtatttgaaaattaaAGATTTGATGAAATTCCAAACTAAAATTTGAAACCATGGACATTAATTGAATTTGTGAATAAAATTTTGCAAccacaattttttttttgaaatttctcaatgatttttgaatttatgaacaaattttgaaaacaagaatgtttttaaaatttttgaaacattttttgaatttatgaaaaaaaattccaaaactggaagattttttgaagttttgaacaattCATGGTAAATGCAAAATGAAGAAAAATAAACTTGAGAAAATAACTGCACTGTAGTCGCCTCATCCATAATATCCTCCATTTGCACCCCCTTTGTCGACGACCGCCGCAGTCGCATGCAATCCCTTGTCATTGACCGGCGTATTCACCATGACTTGTGTACTGGACATGATTGCATTAGGTATGCCGCATTAGGCAAGGTATGACTGTCTTGATTCTGTCACGTGATAGAAACCGTGACCTGCAATGACAAACGCGCATTGTCACAAATACATTTCTTTTTGTAGTGCTTGGTGACTTCTAGCTACAAGTGGCAAATCCGAAACAGGAAACGTAATTCTGTCTAATTCAAATCAATAGAAACTGCAACGGTAACTAGACTGTCAGCGGCACTAACGCATCAGGGACAGAGCAAAGGTACTACTGTTGCTGAAATTCCTGAAGAAGTTCAGATGGCAGAGGGCGTAGCTGAATCGAATGGGCTGGCCAGCAGGCCCACTAGGTCAAAGAAGTTACCTGGCCGGCTTGCAGGCCGTGAAtgggtttctcaaaaaaaaaaaaaactgctggCTGTAGCAGGGGATTCATCGACCAACTCTGTAACCTGCGAACAATATGATCTTTGCCGATCCAAAAGGCATTCTGTTCATATTTTCTGTATAAAATGAATATTCAATGCTTCACGATCACATATTAATGATCTTAATAAATGGTATTCACTACATAAAAATTACATTTCAAAACTGAAACGAAACACAACCACAATATATATACTGTAAATCGTGGGAAATTTTAACTGAGGatctgttgacacctgattttggcaagatacaaagTGAAAGGGTTTTCAACATGAGAAAATTTCATATCGCCGAGTGGAATaactttgatgtttaggctatcgacattcgacctcatctcagtggccgaagctgtactccgagtgacaaaatttaatattctgagtgcttttcggccgattacgtcctcaatatgacctcagatgaaggagtgctctaaagaaattgtcttcgtctcgtcgagacagtcgattttcatatataaatcatctcaatccgagttcatatgcaaaagttatagtcaatacggtctggacaggtcagagaccaaaatattacgcttgacaccagacacatgttgatAAGTGTCTGAcgcaatgcgtgagcaattcggccttcaagacggccttgaattgaaaaaccttcaacacggaaaagtttcgtctcgtcgagccgatcgattttcatatataattcgtctcaatccgaggtcgtatgagacttggagagacaaatcaagatcaggctatgtttttggtcgagtgaaaacctaccgatcgagtaaaaggtcgagtgaaaacctaccgatcgagtaaaaggtcgagtgaaaacctaccgatcgagtaaaaggtcgaaagCCTACCgatgagtaaaaggtcgagtgaaaacctaccgatcgagtaaaaagtcgagtgaaaacctaccgatcgagtaaaaggtcgattgagtaaaaggtcgagtgaaaattgGTCGATCAagtaaaagattgtcttccgactgaaaatgtggtcatcatccgagtgaaagattgtcttccgagtgaaaatatagtcatccgagtgaaaaggtccagtcgagtgaaagactctaatatccgagtggatgagctcaaatccgagtgaaactgaacatgtgcccaaaagtttatcaagataatctcggatgaagaagtgttcaatacagaagttgtgcgtatcatcaagacggtaaactttggttttggagtcatcgtcatcagagatagtatatgacctgcaaattcactacaacactcggataattcagtctaccgcaagaccgagtccgactggaaggtaaaaacgacctcgaaaagtattcaagatggctttATTTGAAAAAGtggtcaacatgagagttgttcgtatcgtcgaggcgcacaagtttgatgtttgggccatcttgatcggaggtcatatggaggCTCGGCGGACTGCACAAGGAGGAAGatagaagttgggccagattcagactgaatccgagttggaatagaactaggactctaggacgcgaattgatgtaatttttcttgtaaggaaagcctagatgaatcctttacttgtacgggaagtccagccgcctcttatatatgttgggggtgacggccgattgaacaacacacaatcgaacaaatcaatatactactttttcctgtctactttttat is drawn from Triticum dicoccoides isolate Atlit2015 ecotype Zavitan chromosome 6B, WEW_v2.0, whole genome shotgun sequence and contains these coding sequences:
- the LOC119325791 gene encoding uncharacterized protein LOC119325791; the protein is MDPGAEIPQGHGADPITGPLCVDDRRLRCSVPQAGPMSKVLDDDNLLIEILVRLPPKPSSLPRASAVCKCWGSILCDSVFLKLFRKHHRKPPLLGFFNGFANRFAPIMDSPDRIRAACFSMPKRSTPYKDYGEYMGCRHGLAVVINKHERTTIVWDPLTGQQHTVPFPQGLDDAFMGSLCAWHGAVLCIDAEYGHVHGDCLSSPFKLVLVCTGFSNTDAFCSLYDSASGVWGNIFSTTITTEISRLRPSILVGNAFCWLVSNGEVLVFDFEIQSLHVIEKPSDNYVTDGCFQLLRMEDGGLGLAVLSDYTIQLWERKSNCDGIAGWVLLQKSIPLEGIFSRRMDPPVCFVGYDEETNVIVFATMVGNFTLQLDSMQLKHIVKRKFICCDTFYPYTNFYTAGRGVGLKGVNLEL